In Candidatus Eisenbacteria bacterium, the DNA window CCGTTTCCCGTTTCCGGTCGGGGCCCTATCGCTGCCGGAAGACCCAGAACGCCATCGTCAGGATCACGCTGATCACGATCGACGTGCCGAGCGGGACGTACACCCGCCATCCGCTCCCGCCGAAGCTGAAATCCCCCAGCAGCCTTCCGAGCCATGGAATGCGCGGCCCGAACGCGAGCAGCGCTCCGATCACGAGGATCACGGCACCCAGGATGAGGAGCATCCGGCCCAGCGCGCCCGCGTCGTTCATCCCTCCACGCTAGCACACGTCCGCGAGGCTGCCGTAAGCTGACAGGATGCCCGCGCGCCCGGGCACGACACGCCTGCTCCGGCTCCGTGGCCGGAGCGCGACGCGTTCACGACCTTCCGCGACCCTTCGCGGCCATGTCAGGGGGCACTCATGTTTCGGAAGCGGCACCAACTCCCGTACGCCGTCCACGCCGTTCTCGCCGCCGTCGCCGTTCTCGTCGCTGCCATGTTCCTCCCCGCGGCCGCTCACGCCAGCCAGGGTGCCGTCCACGTCTTCGTCGGCCAGAAGTTCCTCGACGAGGAAGACTGGGAACCCATCGACACCCAGTTCGAGCTCGGCATCGACGCGGCCCTGGGCGGCGACGACTGGCCCATCTGGATCAACCTCGGCCTCTTCAGCGCGAGCGATGAGGAAGAGCTCGACATCGACGAAGAGGTCGAGGCCACGACCACCGAATTCTCACTCGGGATCAACAAGACCTGGACGCGCCGACAGTTCCGCCCGTTCGTGGCCGGCGGCCTCGCGTTCGTGAACACCGACATCGAGATTCGCGACCCGGACGAGGTCTTCGAGGACGACGATTCCGGCGTGGGGCTCTACGCCCAGGGAGGCGGCTACTGGCGGATCGGATCGTCGTTCAACCTGGGCGGCATGCTCCGGTACTCGGTGTTCAGCGACGACTTCGAGGGCGGAGGGGTTCACGTGGGGCTCATCGCGGGATTCGGATGGCCGAAGGCGCGTTACTGAGAGAGCGTCACGTCCATTGTGTGACCGTGGTCCGGACCCCCGCGGCGGAGGCGCCGCGGGGGCCTTCCACTCGCGGCGTGGTGCCGCGGGAGTGGGGGGGAAATCTCGAGGCGAAGGGGTGCGCGACCCGAGGGCGCACACCCCTTCGCCGCTTCGACGCCCTACTTCTTCCTTTGCTCCAGTAGGGTCACCGTGCCGGAGCCGGTCTCGATCCGGATCGAGCCGCCCCCGTCTCCGATTCTCCCCACCAGCTCGTTCCGCTTCCGGTACTGCGTCTCCACCACGAGATTGGTCTCGATGCCACCGCTCCCGGTCTCGACCGAGAGCTGCGCGCCGGTGCCCTTCGGGATGGACACGTTCACGTCACCGCTTCCCGTGTCGATCACCAGATTGCTCAGATCGCCGGTCAGATCCACCATCACCTCCCCCGAACCGGAGTCGAGCGCCACGTTCTCGGAGCGGACACGCGAGAGCCGGATTTCGCCGGAGCCCGTGCTGATCGCGATGGGCTCGGAGGTGAGGTCCTCGCCGGTCACCTCGCCGGACCCGGTATCGACCGCGATGGGCCCTCCGCGAATCCCGTGGAGCTCGACCTCGCCCGATCCCGTGTCGATGGCGATCGCTCCGGAGGAGCCCGAGACCGAGACGTGCCCCGACCCGATGTCGATCGCGAGCGGGCCCTTCACGTCCGTGGCGGTGACGGGCATGTTCGCAGCATCGAGCGCCACCGCGGCGTCCACGCGCGAGATCGATCCCTCGCCGTGTCCCCACTTCACGGCCAGCTTCTTCCCCTTGGGCACGAGGATCCGGATGCTCGCGCTCGCCTCGATCCCTTCCTTGCCGGAGAGGGTCACCTTGCGCCCGTTCTGCCCCTCGTCCGAGAACGTTCCGTCCTCGCGAACGCGCAGGGTGGTCGTGGTGCGATCTCCGTACTCGGACACCCGGACGCGATCCCCGGGATAGACCACGCGCAGGGTCTCGTAGCTCCGGATCCTTCCCTTCTCGACCCGGAGCCTGGCCGCGTCGGGCCCCTGGAGATCGACCTCCGCGACCACGGACGCGCCGGTGCCGGGAAGGATCTCGAGCTTCCCGACGAGGTTGTAGATCCGGACCTCGTCGCCCGGGATCGTGTGCCGCACCGGGGTTGCCAGGGCAGCCCCCTGTCCGGCCCAGTGCCCGGCCGTGAGGCAGGCCGCGAGGACCCACGCCCTCGCGAGATAGCGACCCTGACGTACGTTACGGCGCATCACCGCGCTCCTTTCCTTGGGGGTCCCACGACTGGCCCTGCGTCCGTTCAGACCCGGCCGAGGCCGAAAGGGTTGGGGCTCTCCTCTCGAACGCTTAGACTCGCTACGCGCCGGGTACTCCCGGCGTTCCAACCTTTTGCCGCCGGGACCCGTCCCACTCAGCGTTGGAGAACGGCCCGTGGGGACCTGGGGTGATACCGCCGAACACTCTCGAAACCGCCGCGCCGCAGTTCATGGAACGCGCCACGGAACGCGCCGACGTCGCGCGCGCCCAGAACGGGGACACCCGTGCGTTCGAGCGCCTGTACCAGGCTCACGCCGGCCGGGTCCTTGGTCTGGCGCGACGGATGATCGGCCCGGATCTGGCTGGCGAGATCACCCAGGACGTGTTCGTCCGCGTGTGGGAGAAGCTCGGCACGTTCCGGGGCGAGTCCGCCTTCGGCACCTGGCTCCACCGGGTCGCCGTCAACGTGGTGCTGCACCGGCGCGCCGCGCTCAAGACCGAGCGCGGCAGGTTCGGGGACGACGAGAACGCCCTCGACTTCGTACCCGGGAAGGCGTCCACGGGAGATCTGGGCATGGACATGGAGACGGCCATCGCGAAGCTCCCCGAAGGAGCGCGCGTGGTCTTCATCCTTCACGACATCGAGGGATTCAAACACGAGGAGATCGCGGACCATCTCGGAGTCACCGCCGGCACCAGCAAGGCGCAGCTCCATCGGGCCCGCATGATTCTGAGGCAGCATCTCTGCCGTTGAATGGGAGTGAGACATGAGTGATCGCTGGACCGATCTGGTCTCCGAGTACCTGGACGGGTGCATGGAGCCCGCGACCCGCCGGGACATGGAGGCGCACCTCCAGACGTGCACCGAGTGCTCGGCCACGCTCGAGGACCTGCGCGGGATCGTCGCGCGCGCGGCCGCGCTTCCCGCGCCCGCGGCGTCGCCCGAGATCTGGGCGGGCATCGAGGCGCGCCTCCGGGCCGCCGCGGAAGCGCCCGCAGCGTTGCGGCCCGCTCGTCCTCGCGCCGCCCGTGTGCGAACCGCCCCGTGGGCGTCGTGGCGCATCTCGCTGACGCTTCCCCAGCTCGCGGCGGCCTGCGTGGCCGTCATCGCGCTCTCGGGAGGCCTCGCCTATGTCCTCACGAGGCCGGGCGAGAACCGGGACCTCGCCGCCGTCCCGATCACGACGAGGGCCGCGGAGACGCTCGAGACCTCGGATGCGGCGATCGAAGACATCGCGGAGCTCCGCCGGATCCTCGCGGCGGGACGGGATCAGCTCGATCCGGCCACCGTCCGCTCGCTCGAGGAGAGCCTCATCGCCATCGACACCGCGATCCGCCAGGGCCGGACAGCCCTCCAGGCGGATCCGCAGAACCCCTACGTGCGCGACCACCTGGACGACACGATGCGGCGGAAGGTCGATCTCCTCCGCCGCGCGACCCAGCTCGCGAGCGCCACCGAATGAACATGAGAGCCCAAGGAGACCGCGTCCGATGAGCGTACCTCTTGCCCTTGCAGCCGCCACGGTCATCTCGCTGGGAGGCAGCGCCGACACCACCATCGCCGTCTCGAAGGGGACCACGCTCCAGATCGCCAACTTCGCCGGAGAGGTGAACGTGAAGGCGTGGGACAAGAACGCGGTCCGCGTCCTCACCGACGCGCCGGGCGGCGAACAGATCGTGATCAAGTACGAGGGGGACGTGCTCCTCGTGAAGGGATACTCGAAGCGCGCCGCGAGCCGCTCGATCGACATGAACCTGTTCGCGCCCGCCTGGATGGACCTCGCCGTCTCCGGCATCCACACCGACGTGGCGATCGACGGGACCAAGGGACGCGTCCGTGTCGAGACCGTGCACGGCGACATCACGGTGTCCGGAGGACGCGAGAAGATCGAGCTGAACGCGGTGAACCAGGACATCCACCTGGTGGACGCCTCGGGAATCGTCCTCTCCGAGACCGTGAACGGAGACATGATCCTGCAGCGGATCGAATCGGACAGCGTGGACGTCTCGACGGTGAACGGCGAGATCTTCTACGAGGGATCGATCCGGAACCGCGGCGTGTACCGGTTCACGAGCCACAACGGCGACATCGCGGTCGCCCTGCCGAAGACCGCGGACGCGATGGTGAACGTCTCCACCTTCTCGGGCGACTTCGCTTCGGAGTTCCCCGTTTCCCTCACCGAGACCAAGCAGGGCCGTCAGTTCTGCTTCATCCTGGGCCGCGGCAGCGCCCGCGTGGACCTCGAGTCCTTCCAGGGGACGATCCACATCTTCCGTCCCGGGTCGCGCGGACCGGTCGCGAACATGGAAACGCCGCGCGCACCGAAGCCTCCCAAGCCGCCCAAGGCTCCCCAGAAGGGGAAGCGTGAGTACGGCGGCTCCGAGGAGACGTGTGAAACCCACGTCGCCGAGCCCGGGGAGCCCGTCGAGGTGGAGGAGACGATGGAGCCTGCCGCGCCGCACGGCCACGGCGGCGAGGGCCACCCCGACCAGGACGAGCACTTCGAGAACGTGAACCGCGACTGACGGGACCGCCCCCAGAGCTCCCGCTCTCAGGGCATGTTCAGGATCACCGGAAGACCGTTCTTCCCTCCCGCGATGATCACCTTGGCGTTGGGCGACGCCGCCAGGTCCTTCGTCGCCTCGATCCCCTTCCACGTGAGGAGACCCGGCGTGATTCCGGCGGTGACGATGCGCTGGAAGTCCGCGATTCCCTGCGCCTCGATCCGCTTCCGGTCCGCTTCCTTCTGCTCCTTCCGGAGCACGAACTCCATCTGCTGGGCCTGCTGATCGGCCGCGAGCTTGGCCTCGACGGCCTTCGCGACCTGCTCCGGGAGCACGATGTTCCGGAGCAGGACAGCCTCGACGTTGATCCCGCGCCCGGAGAGGCGGGTGCGAAGGTCGGCAAGCATCTTCTTCCCGATCTCCTCGCGGCGCCCGGAGTAGAGGTCCACCGCGTTGAAGCCCGCCGTCACATCCCGGATCACCGAGCGGAACTCGGGGATGAGCACGTTGGCCGTCAACCCGCCGACGCCACCGTAACGCGCGTAGATATCCTTCGCGCTCACCGGCTCCGGGTGGTAGAGGAGGCTGACGTCCAGTCCCACGACCAGACCCTCGCCCGTCGGCGTCGACGTCCGCTCTTCGAGCTGCATCGTGCGGCAGTTGATCCGGTGAACCCCCATCCACGGAAGCCACACGTGAAGCCCGGGGCCCCAGGTCGTGTCGTGGACCTTGCCGAAGGTCTCGAGCACGCCCACGTGCTGGGCGGGCACGGCGGCGCAGCCCGAGGCGAGCGCGATCACGAGCAGGAACGCGGCGAACCG includes these proteins:
- a CDS encoding DUF2905 domain-containing protein, with the protein product MNDAGALGRMLLILGAVILVIGALLAFGPRIPWLGRLLGDFSFGGSGWRVYVPLGTSIVISVILTMAFWVFRQR
- a CDS encoding outer membrane beta-barrel protein; translation: MFRKRHQLPYAVHAVLAAVAVLVAAMFLPAAAHASQGAVHVFVGQKFLDEEDWEPIDTQFELGIDAALGGDDWPIWINLGLFSASDEEELDIDEEVEATTTEFSLGINKTWTRRQFRPFVAGGLAFVNTDIEIRDPDEVFEDDDSGVGLYAQGGGYWRIGSSFNLGGMLRYSVFSDDFEGGGVHVGLIAGFGWPKARY
- a CDS encoding DUF4097 family beta strand repeat-containing protein translates to MRRNVRQGRYLARAWVLAACLTAGHWAGQGAALATPVRHTIPGDEVRIYNLVGKLEILPGTGASVVAEVDLQGPDAARLRVEKGRIRSYETLRVVYPGDRVRVSEYGDRTTTTLRVREDGTFSDEGQNGRKVTLSGKEGIEASASIRILVPKGKKLAVKWGHGEGSISRVDAAVALDAANMPVTATDVKGPLAIDIGSGHVSVSGSSGAIAIDTGSGEVELHGIRGGPIAVDTGSGEVTGEDLTSEPIAISTGSGEIRLSRVRSENVALDSGSGEVMVDLTGDLSNLVIDTGSGDVNVSIPKGTGAQLSVETGSGGIETNLVVETQYRKRNELVGRIGDGGGSIRIETGSGTVTLLEQRKK
- a CDS encoding sigma-70 family RNA polymerase sigma factor; protein product: MERATERADVARAQNGDTRAFERLYQAHAGRVLGLARRMIGPDLAGEITQDVFVRVWEKLGTFRGESAFGTWLHRVAVNVVLHRRAALKTERGRFGDDENALDFVPGKASTGDLGMDMETAIAKLPEGARVVFILHDIEGFKHEEIADHLGVTAGTSKAQLHRARMILRQHLCR
- a CDS encoding zf-HC2 domain-containing protein is translated as MSDRWTDLVSEYLDGCMEPATRRDMEAHLQTCTECSATLEDLRGIVARAAALPAPAASPEIWAGIEARLRAAAEAPAALRPARPRAARVRTAPWASWRISLTLPQLAAACVAVIALSGGLAYVLTRPGENRDLAAVPITTRAAETLETSDAAIEDIAELRRILAAGRDQLDPATVRSLEESLIAIDTAIRQGRTALQADPQNPYVRDHLDDTMRRKVDLLRRATQLASATE
- a CDS encoding DUF4097 family beta strand repeat-containing protein, translating into MSVPLALAAATVISLGGSADTTIAVSKGTTLQIANFAGEVNVKAWDKNAVRVLTDAPGGEQIVIKYEGDVLLVKGYSKRAASRSIDMNLFAPAWMDLAVSGIHTDVAIDGTKGRVRVETVHGDITVSGGREKIELNAVNQDIHLVDASGIVLSETVNGDMILQRIESDSVDVSTVNGEIFYEGSIRNRGVYRFTSHNGDIAVALPKTADAMVNVSTFSGDFASEFPVSLTETKQGRQFCFILGRGSARVDLESFQGTIHIFRPGSRGPVANMETPRAPKPPKPPKAPQKGKREYGGSEETCETHVAEPGEPVEVEETMEPAAPHGHGGEGHPDQDEHFENVNRD
- a CDS encoding prohibitin family protein, which codes for MHRFAAFLLVIALASGCAAVPAQHVGVLETFGKVHDTTWGPGLHVWLPWMGVHRINCRTMQLEERTSTPTGEGLVVGLDVSLLYHPEPVSAKDIYARYGGVGGLTANVLIPEFRSVIRDVTAGFNAVDLYSGRREEIGKKMLADLRTRLSGRGINVEAVLLRNIVLPEQVAKAVEAKLAADQQAQQMEFVLRKEQKEADRKRIEAQGIADFQRIVTAGITPGLLTWKGIEATKDLAASPNAKVIIAGGKNGLPVILNMP